From the genome of Mycobacterium kansasii ATCC 12478:
AGAGCGGGAACCAGCAGTCGCAGCATGACCGCATGCTGCAGTTCCGCGTGGTCGCCGGCGCCGTGGAGCGCCAGCTCGCCATCGCGCAAGTCGTTGGCCAGTTGGGCGGCAATGCCGATGCATCCGGCGAGTTCTCCCAGATCGGCAGCGGTGCAGGCGCCCTCGGTGAGCAGCGAGCAGGCATACAGCGCCACCCGTCCGAGCACACCCTCGCTGTAGGTTGCCCGCGGGAGCGGGTACTCGATGTTGCGGGCCATTACCTGGCCGATGTCGACCAGCAGCTGGCCGACCCGTTGCTGTCCGTCGCAGGGGAGCGCCGACACCATCGCCCGGACGTCGCGGATGCGCGTGGCCAAGATCAGGTCGACGGCTTCGCTGTCGCGCAGCGGCACCGCCCGTAGTGGTGGGGGCGGCGTGCCGGCCGTTGCGCGCAGGTAGTTCGCGGCGAGCAGCACGGCGTTGCCGGCCAGCTGCGGGTCCATCAGGTCTTCGTAGGCGTCGAGCACCCGGCAGGCGAGCAGGGCCGCGGTGGACTCGGCCCGCAGGTGGGCAGGCAGCAAACCGATGGCGATGCCCAGATTTCGGGCCGCCGGGACCAACGCCAGCCGGGCCAGCCGATCCGGGGACTGTGCAGCGCGCATTGCGGTCAGGTCCGGCGCGCTGCGCAGCTGCCGCAGCCCGTAGGCCAGGCCGCCAATCCGCACGCCGCTCATCGGGAGACCACTCGAACCGTCAGTTCACGCAGATGGTCGCGAGCGACGGAGGGCGGGAACACATCCAGCGCCCGGCACGCCGCCTCGGCGGCATGGACGGCAACCGCGCGGGCGGCCAGGGTGGCACCGCTGCGCACCAGCTCGGCTTGCAGTACGCCGCTAGGGGTTAGCTCCGACAGCCACAGCTCACGAGAACCGGGCCGCATGGCCAGCCATTCGATCACCGGCCACGTCGGCACCCGGCGGTCGAGGTCGCCGCAGGACTTCTTGCCGAGTGACGGGCCGCCCTCGACATCGCATACGTCATCCATGATCTGGAAGGCCAAGGCGAGCTGGTCGGCATACCGCATCAGGGCGCGCAGTCCATCGGCGTCGACGCCGCCCGCCGTGCCACCGTACGAGCATGCGAGCCGGAACAGCGTGCCGGTTTTCGCCCCGGCCACACGTTCATAGTGGCGGCGCAGGACGGAGTCGTCGATCGCAGGCGGCAGGGTTTCGATGAGCTGGCCGAAGGACAGTTCCGAGAGCTGGTCGAGGTAGGTGATGGCCGGGTCCTCGCCAACTCGCGCGAATACCGCCGGATTGTCGGCAACCACTCGCGCGAGTATCTGTAATGCGGTGCCCGCCAAGTGGAATCCGGCTCGGGCTGCGATTCGGACGCCGAACGCTGCCGGAACGGATCGGGCGCCACGTCGTAACAACGAGCCGTCGCAGATGTCGTCGTGGATGAGCGACGACTCGTGGAACATCTCGATCGCGCAGGCCAGGTCGATCGCCTCGGCAGGTGACACCGTGGCGGCGGAAGGTTGCAGGCGGAAGCAGGCCAGCCCCAGGCCGGCGCGGATCCGCTTGCCGGGGGTGGCGAGGACGTGTCGATAGATCGGGTCGAAACTGCAGCCGGTGACCAGGATTTCGTGCAGACGGCGAGCGACCAGATTCAATTGATCGGCAATGCAGTCGGTGGCCCGCCCCAAATCCGCGCCAGTTGACCGGGTTTGCGGGCTCAGCTCACGCCCGGAGCGGGCGCCGAGCGTGTGTACCGTGCCTAACTTGCTGCTGTGGTGCTCCCGCGGCTCACCGGAGACTGATGGCTCGGCGGTACAGATGCGTTTCACCACCTTCTCCTCGAGCTCATCGAGAGCCGGACCCTGCAATTTCCTGCCGGACTAATTCATGCTGAGTAGATGGTGGCGGCCGGGAATCGGATCGGCTATCCGATGATCGGTTAAAAATGTTGTCCACCACGACGATTGGTGAATTGTCCCCCGATTGGGGGACCTAACCTGACACGTGTCAAGTTGCTTTACACGGCGGTCCGGGCTAGTGCAGGTGCGGTTCGAGCAGTGCGGCCTGGCCGGTGGACATGGGGCTGGTCGCCAACCACTGGCGGGTTGCCTGGTGCGACCGCTCGATGAGCGTTGCCGCATGCGAGAAGTCGACTCCGGAAATGGAGACCGGACACAGCGGGCGGATGACGCGCAGGTCGGCGGTCTGCTCGAAGCGCTCGACGTCGAGGGCGAGGCGATGATTGACGGCAAGGGATATCGCGTGCAAAACCATCGTGACCGCCGACGGTGGTGACGTGGGCAGGGCACATGAGTAGCCGGTCGGCAACACCCAGACCTGGTCGGCGCCAAGGGCGATCGCGTGTGATACCGGGGTGTTGTTCACCACGCCGCCGTCCATCAGATCGCGTCCATCGATGTTGACCGGCGGGAAGATGCCCGGGATGGCCGCGCTGGCCGCAATCGCGTCGACTGCGTCTCCGGACGACAGCAGCACGTCGATACCCGAGATCACGTCGGTGGCCACGACGTGGAACGGGATCGGAGCATCCTCGAGCCTGGCGAAACCGAGTTCCCTGGTGAGGATGCGCCGCAGACCCGCGCTGGGCACCAAGTGCTGACGGCGGCCGAGGAAGCCCAGTAGCCCGGCGACCGGGTGGGTGGGGAACACCTCTTTGCGGCTGAGCGACAGCCACACCTTTGCCAGCTCCCGAATGCCGTCGGAATCGGGCCGCGCGGCGATCCAGGCGCCATTGAGCGCGCCGACGGAGGTGCCGATGATCAGGTCCGGCCTGATGCCTTCGTCCGCCAGGGCCTGCAGCATCCCGACCTGGATGGCGCCGAGGCTCGCGCCGCCGGAGAACACAAACGCAGTGGTCACAGATGGATACTAAGGACCTTTTGCCGGCGCGGCTGCGGCTTCCGGCGAGATCGCAAATCCCTACCGTGCGTAACGAATCCGGTAGCGTTTTCGATATGACGGACGTGCGAAAGACGGTAAGCGCGGTCGCGGCGGCAGGCTGTGTGGCAATGGCCGCAGCAGCCTTGGCGGTAGCGGGGATCGCGGCAACGCCGGCGGTCTCCCACGCGGACCCGGCCGGGCATCAGGTGACCTACACCGTCACCACCACCAGTGATCTGATGGCCAACATCCAGTACATGAACGCCGACCCGCCCAGCCAGGCGGCGTTCAACGCCGACTCGTCGAAGTACATGACCACCGTGCATGCCCCGATCACCGGCGGCGAGCCGCTGGTCTATACGACCACGCTGGCAAACCCGAACCAGTGGGCGATCGTCACCGCCAGTGGCGGGCTGCGGGTCAACCCGGAGTTCCACTGCGAGATCGCCGTCGACGGTCAGGTGGTGGTGTCGCAGAACGGCGGCAGCGGAGTTTCCTGCTCGACGCGGCCGTGGTGACCGGGCCGTAGTAACAGAGTCGGGCGTTTCTTTCCGGGCGGCTGAATCGGCTGTCGGTGGCGGCCGCCGCATGGCCGGTTTGGCCTTGTGGCACAAGACGATCCGTTGAGCTCAAGCCGCATCCGGTGCCGTCGCCCGCCGGGCCGAATCGGCCGCGGCGCCGTCAGGTGTTCCCGGCGGCGAGCCCTGGCGACCTCGATGTGCTGTGACATGCCCGCCTTTGCGGGTACTTAGCCAGGGCACAACCACGTCGCCGGCTGGTGGGCCGGCTCGCTTTCCAAGGAGACGCACATGTCCTTCGTGACCACGCGACCCGCGGCGTTGACGGCCGCCGCGAGCGCGCTACACATCGTCGGCTCATCGATGGCCACCCAGAATGCGGCGGCGGCAGCGCCCACCACGGGCCTCGTTCCCACGGCCGCCGACCAGGCCTCGGCGCTGCAGGCCGCACAGTTCGCCGCCTACGGCACCTGGTATCAGCAGGTCAGCGCCCAGGCCATGGTGATTCACCAGATGCTGGTCAACACGCTGGGCAGCAGCGCGGGTTCGTATGCGAAGACCGAGGCCGCCAACCGCACCGCGGCCGGTTCGACGTCGTTGTCGGGACTTCTCGGCGGACTGGCCACCGGAGGCGCTGGTTTGTCGTCGTCGTCGGGTGCCACCATC
Proteins encoded in this window:
- a CDS encoding polyprenyl synthetase family protein translates to MKRICTAEPSVSGEPREHHSSKLGTVHTLGARSGRELSPQTRSTGADLGRATDCIADQLNLVARRLHEILVTGCSFDPIYRHVLATPGKRIRAGLGLACFRLQPSAATVSPAEAIDLACAIEMFHESSLIHDDICDGSLLRRGARSVPAAFGVRIAARAGFHLAGTALQILARVVADNPAVFARVGEDPAITYLDQLSELSFGQLIETLPPAIDDSVLRRHYERVAGAKTGTLFRLACSYGGTAGGVDADGLRALMRYADQLALAFQIMDDVCDVEGGPSLGKKSCGDLDRRVPTWPVIEWLAMRPGSRELWLSELTPSGVLQAELVRSGATLAARAVAVHAAEAACRALDVFPPSVARDHLRELTVRVVSR
- a CDS encoding patatin-like phospholipase family protein; its protein translation is MTTAFVFSGGASLGAIQVGMLQALADEGIRPDLIIGTSVGALNGAWIAARPDSDGIRELAKVWLSLSRKEVFPTHPVAGLLGFLGRRQHLVPSAGLRRILTRELGFARLEDAPIPFHVVATDVISGIDVLLSSGDAVDAIAASAAIPGIFPPVNIDGRDLMDGGVVNNTPVSHAIALGADQVWVLPTGYSCALPTSPPSAVTMVLHAISLAVNHRLALDVERFEQTADLRVIRPLCPVSISGVDFSHAATLIERSHQATRQWLATSPMSTGQAALLEPHLH